One genomic window of Corynebacterium sp. sy039 includes the following:
- a CDS encoding thymidine phosphorylase, translated as MAEKFDVVDIIRTKRDHGILSKEQIDWVIDAYTRGVVGDEQMSALNMAIFLNGMNREEIAQWTWAMIHSGETMDFSSLGKITSDKHSTGGVGDKITLPLAPLVASFGVAVPQLSGRGLGHTGGTLDKLESIAGWQAAISNDRMMEILADPGCVICAAGAGLAPADKKIYALRDTTATVESIPLIASSIMSKKIAEGTANLVLDVKVGSGAFMKDLDKARELAQTMVDLGTDAGTNTVALLTDMSVPLGKTIGNALEVRESVEVLAGGGPADVVELTVALAREMLELAGVHDADVEQALKDGRAMDTWRAMISAQGGDPDAALPTAAHTHTVYADKDGYLSQMDALALGVASWRLGAGRARKEDPVQAGAGIEIHQDLGAFVRSGDPLFTLHSDDEYRFERALESLLPGVAVTQEPAAERDSVILGRVTKS; from the coding sequence ATGGCAGAGAAATTTGATGTGGTAGACATCATTAGAACAAAACGCGACCACGGCATACTCAGTAAAGAACAGATCGACTGGGTTATTGACGCATACACCCGCGGCGTGGTGGGCGATGAACAAATGTCCGCCCTGAATATGGCAATTTTCCTCAACGGTATGAATCGGGAAGAAATTGCCCAATGGACATGGGCCATGATCCATTCCGGCGAAACTATGGATTTCTCTTCCCTCGGAAAAATAACCAGCGATAAACATTCGACGGGTGGCGTGGGAGATAAAATCACCTTGCCACTGGCCCCATTGGTGGCAAGTTTTGGCGTGGCAGTGCCGCAATTATCTGGCCGTGGCTTGGGGCACACGGGTGGCACATTAGATAAATTGGAGTCCATTGCGGGCTGGCAAGCTGCCATTTCTAATGACCGCATGATGGAGATTCTCGCAGATCCAGGCTGCGTTATCTGTGCTGCTGGTGCGGGGTTGGCGCCTGCGGATAAGAAAATCTATGCGCTTCGAGACACCACAGCAACGGTGGAGTCCATTCCACTTATTGCAAGTTCCATCATGAGTAAGAAAATCGCTGAAGGTACAGCCAACCTGGTTCTGGATGTCAAAGTTGGTTCGGGTGCTTTTATGAAAGACCTGGATAAAGCACGTGAATTGGCGCAGACAATGGTTGATTTGGGTACCGACGCCGGCACGAACACCGTGGCATTGCTGACCGATATGTCCGTCCCGCTGGGCAAAACGATTGGCAATGCCCTTGAAGTGCGTGAATCCGTGGAAGTGCTTGCCGGTGGTGGCCCTGCTGATGTGGTGGAGCTTACCGTGGCGCTGGCGCGCGAAATGCTGGAATTAGCTGGGGTGCATGACGCTGATGTGGAGCAAGCCCTCAAAGATGGGCGTGCGATGGACACGTGGCGTGCCATGATTAGTGCCCAGGGTGGCGATCCAGATGCTGCACTGCCTACCGCTGCCCATACTCATACTGTGTATGCAGATAAAGATGGCTACCTCAGCCAGATGGACGCCTTGGCGTTGGGCGTGGCGAGCTGGCGTTTGGGAGCTGGGCGTGCTCGTAAAGAGGATCCGGTACAAGCGGGTGCGGGCATTGAGATTCACCAGGATTTGGGCGCTTTTGTTCGCAGTGGCGATCCCTTGTTCACGCTTCACTCTGATGACGAGTACCGTTTTGAGCGTGCGTTGGAGTCTTTGCTACCTGGTGTGGCTGTGACCCAGGAGCCGGCTGCCGAGCGCGATAGTGTTATTTTGGGCCGGGTTACCAAGAGTTAG
- a CDS encoding MFS transporter: MTSSHAHNLSKPTANVSSPKAAVPILLFCFVFSLVVDNGFKFMTKPIAEDLSLSPSTASLQATLAGIVIGIGAVVYAALADAISIRKLMIAGISMVALGSILGFAFQNVWPMVLAGRVIQTTGLAAAETLYVIYVTKYLSEKDQKTYLGFSTSSFQAAMLIGTLTSGFIATYISWTAMFLISCALVLAIPFLIKTVPPQAKTSAHVDILGLLFIAVIATSVILYIQAFNAVFLIPIAVGIVLFAAHVKYNKNALVKPEFFSNAQYILILLIVLIVYSVQLGYTAILLPYMVDSLHGINLSGASYILAPGYICAILAGIFAGRVGRVLSSHRTIILGLVLITAALILPAIFIDAPVAVLVVSMILFPTGFATIYAPLVSTSVSRISAEKSGVAIGFYNLTINIAIPVGIAYSAKLLELAPTGLAFLSYVPGGAATPEQQTAATLLWILAFIALGGMVLYLATSKIIHRTGRTAAGAEN, translated from the coding sequence ATGACTTCTTCTCACGCACATAACCTCAGCAAACCCACAGCTAATGTGTCCTCACCAAAGGCAGCTGTGCCCATCTTATTGTTCTGCTTTGTGTTTAGCTTGGTCGTCGATAACGGCTTTAAGTTCATGACAAAACCCATTGCCGAAGATCTCAGTTTGAGCCCCTCAACAGCAAGTTTGCAAGCAACCCTGGCAGGTATCGTCATTGGTATTGGCGCTGTGGTCTACGCTGCGCTTGCCGACGCGATTTCAATCCGCAAACTCATGATTGCTGGCATTAGCATGGTAGCGCTAGGTTCCATCCTTGGTTTTGCGTTCCAAAATGTGTGGCCAATGGTTCTTGCCGGGCGAGTTATTCAGACCACAGGCTTAGCAGCAGCAGAAACACTATACGTTATTTATGTAACTAAGTACCTCAGCGAAAAGGATCAAAAGACCTACTTGGGCTTTTCCACATCTTCTTTCCAAGCAGCCATGCTGATTGGCACGCTCACCTCAGGTTTTATCGCCACTTATATCTCCTGGACAGCAATGTTCCTCATCTCTTGTGCTTTGGTGCTTGCCATTCCTTTCCTGATTAAGACTGTGCCGCCCCAGGCAAAAACCAGTGCTCATGTGGATATCTTAGGTTTGCTCTTTATTGCAGTCATTGCCACCTCGGTTATCTTATATATCCAAGCATTTAATGCGGTGTTCCTTATTCCCATTGCCGTTGGTATTGTGCTCTTTGCTGCGCACGTGAAATACAATAAGAACGCACTGGTCAAACCGGAATTCTTTAGCAATGCACAATATATTTTAATTTTGCTCATTGTCCTTATTGTCTACTCAGTGCAGCTAGGTTATACCGCCATTCTTTTGCCTTATATGGTTGATTCCTTGCATGGCATTAACCTCAGTGGTGCGTCGTATATCCTCGCACCTGGGTATATTTGCGCCATTTTGGCGGGTATTTTCGCTGGTCGGGTTGGTAGAGTGCTCAGCTCACACCGCACTATTATTCTTGGTTTGGTGCTCATTACCGCGGCACTGATTTTGCCAGCAATTTTTATCGACGCGCCAGTAGCCGTGTTGGTAGTCTCCATGATTCTCTTCCCCACTGGCTTTGCGACGATCTACGCGCCACTGGTTTCTACCTCAGTAAGCAGGATTAGCGCAGAAAAATCTGGGGTTGCCATCGGCTTCTACAACCTCACTATCAACATTGCAATCCCCGTCGGCATTGCCTACAGTGCAAAGCTACTGGAACTAGCCCCAACCGGGCTAGCTTTCCTCTCCTACGTTCCAGGAGGAGCTGCTACTCCTGAACAACAGACCGCAGCGACTCTCTTGTGGATTCTTGCCTTCATTGCGCTTGGTGGCATGGTGCTCTACTTGGCGACAAGTAAAATCATCCACCGCACAGGACGCACAGCAGCAGGTGCCGAAAACTAA
- a CDS encoding phospho-sugar mutase, with translation MTNEQLLNQAQRWAEHDPDPRTRAEILELIRTQNVEELRGRFAGPLEFGTAGLRGALGAGESRMNTAVVLRATYGLVSWLKENVSQQPRVVLGCDARHGSAQFHRDAAAVISLLGGTPVLLEPRNPTPVTAHAVRALSADAGIMITASHNPPQDNGYKVYLGGASAGSQIIPPVDTEIAAHIAQAPHADEIHQRIQHHCVHAEYPQIDYEAAVLAKAELNPPQTAAALRIVATAMHGVGGATLTRVLARAGFDDVILVSQQAYPDPDFPTVSFPNPEEPGALDLAIRTATQHDADIILALDPDADRCAVALKHNGQWRQLNGNELGSILGHYAAQTAQPGQKLASSIVSSRLLAHIAAAHGLDYEPTLTGFKWISRVPHLAFGYEEAIGFCCQPDVVRDKDGISAALYTATIAARLKEQNRTLVDVLDELAHEHGLYHSDAVSVRSDNQDELRAILDTLRDNPPQTIGADKVTTVIDLARAPEERGALEHLPQTNCLIFETQHQDRIIIRPSGTEPKVKCYLEVFCECLADQPVPWQQAYERMSSLKAQVQQLLSG, from the coding sequence ATGACTAACGAGCAACTACTTAACCAAGCCCAGCGCTGGGCAGAACATGACCCTGATCCGCGCACTCGTGCTGAGATTCTTGAGCTGATCCGCACGCAGAACGTCGAGGAGCTGCGGGGGCGGTTTGCTGGACCATTAGAGTTCGGTACTGCTGGGTTACGCGGTGCTCTGGGAGCTGGCGAATCCCGTATGAATACTGCTGTGGTGCTTAGAGCTACTTATGGTCTGGTGAGCTGGCTCAAAGAAAATGTATCTCAGCAGCCACGAGTTGTTCTTGGCTGTGATGCACGGCATGGTTCTGCCCAATTTCACCGTGACGCCGCTGCTGTTATCTCATTACTTGGTGGTACCCCTGTGCTCTTAGAGCCACGCAATCCCACCCCGGTAACAGCCCATGCTGTGCGTGCCTTATCAGCTGATGCTGGCATTATGATTACCGCCTCACATAATCCGCCCCAAGACAATGGCTATAAAGTGTACTTGGGTGGGGCGAGCGCTGGGTCGCAAATTATTCCACCAGTAGATACTGAAATTGCAGCTCATATCGCCCAGGCTCCTCATGCCGATGAGATACACCAGCGTATTCAACACCACTGTGTGCACGCTGAATACCCACAGATTGACTATGAGGCAGCAGTATTGGCAAAGGCAGAGCTGAACCCACCACAAACGGCAGCCGCACTGCGTATCGTCGCAACAGCAATGCATGGTGTGGGCGGTGCGACCCTGACGCGGGTACTAGCTCGTGCTGGATTTGATGATGTGATTTTAGTAAGCCAACAGGCTTATCCTGATCCGGATTTCCCTACTGTTTCGTTCCCTAATCCTGAGGAACCAGGAGCCCTTGATCTTGCTATTCGCACTGCCACACAACACGATGCCGATATCATCTTAGCCCTCGACCCAGACGCAGACCGTTGTGCTGTGGCACTCAAGCATAATGGTCAGTGGCGTCAACTCAATGGCAATGAGCTTGGTTCGATCCTTGGGCATTATGCTGCGCAAACTGCCCAGCCGGGGCAAAAACTTGCCAGCTCTATTGTCTCAAGTAGATTGCTCGCGCATATTGCCGCAGCGCATGGTCTTGACTATGAGCCTACTCTTACGGGGTTCAAGTGGATTTCGCGCGTCCCGCACTTGGCGTTTGGTTATGAAGAGGCGATTGGCTTTTGTTGTCAGCCTGATGTGGTACGCGACAAGGACGGCATTTCCGCTGCGCTCTACACTGCCACTATTGCGGCTAGGCTCAAGGAACAGAATCGCACTTTGGTTGATGTGTTGGATGAGTTAGCCCATGAGCATGGTTTGTACCATAGCGACGCAGTAAGTGTGCGTAGCGATAATCAAGATGAATTGCGCGCAATTTTGGATACGCTACGCGACAATCCACCACAAACTATTGGTGCGGATAAAGTCACCACTGTCATTGACCTTGCCCGCGCCCCCGAAGAACGTGGTGCACTAGAGCACTTACCGCAAACCAACTGCCTTATCTTTGAGACGCAACACCAAGATCGCATTATCATTCGACCCTCCGGCACAGAGCCAAAAGTCAAATGCTACCTGGAAGTGTTCTGCGAATGTCTAGCCGACCAACCTGTACCGTGGCAACAGGCCTATGAGCGCATGAGCAGCCTCAAAGCCCAAGTGCAACAACTGCTCAGTGGCTAA
- the deoC gene encoding deoxyribose-phosphate aldolase, protein MSTQKLNKAAVAALIDHTLLAPEATAHQIQELIDEAQRLGVYSICISPSQLPVDVPESLKIATVVGFPSGAVHAEIKAAETARAVADGADEIDMVINLALVKTAQFDELEAEISAVRAACPGKVLKVIIESAALTDEEIVACCKAAQQAGADFVKTSTGFHKAGGASVAAVKLMADTVGGQLGVKASGGIRDAETATAMIENGATRLGLSASAAVLAGLDADESQAHD, encoded by the coding sequence ATGTCTACGCAGAAACTAAATAAAGCAGCTGTTGCAGCGCTTATCGACCACACTCTCCTTGCCCCCGAGGCAACTGCTCATCAAATTCAAGAGCTTATCGACGAAGCTCAACGCCTTGGTGTATATTCCATTTGCATTTCTCCTAGCCAATTGCCGGTCGATGTTCCAGAAAGCCTAAAGATCGCAACCGTTGTTGGTTTTCCTTCTGGCGCAGTACACGCTGAGATTAAGGCTGCTGAGACAGCACGAGCTGTTGCTGATGGCGCTGATGAAATTGATATGGTCATCAACTTAGCCCTAGTAAAAACTGCGCAATTTGACGAGCTAGAAGCAGAAATTTCCGCAGTTCGTGCTGCGTGTCCTGGCAAAGTGCTCAAAGTGATTATTGAATCAGCAGCACTAACCGACGAGGAAATCGTCGCGTGTTGTAAAGCTGCCCAGCAGGCAGGAGCTGATTTCGTCAAGACTTCTACTGGTTTCCATAAAGCTGGCGGCGCTAGTGTTGCTGCGGTGAAACTCATGGCGGATACCGTCGGCGGGCAATTGGGTGTGAAGGCATCCGGTGGTATTCGAGATGCGGAAACAGCAACTGCCATGATCGAAAATGGAGCTACTCGTTTAGGGCTTTCTGCTTCTGCTGCGGTGCTGGCAGGGTTGGATGCTGATGAGAGTCAGGCACATGACTAA
- a CDS encoding NupC/NupG family nucleoside CNT transporter: protein MERFQGLLGIIAILAILIVCSRSRRNINWRTLAVGLALQVVLSLLVLKWTVGFKAMESVSKGLEKLTEFTNEGTSFVFGSLFDTENGFVFALNVLPVIIVLGAIIGALYYLRVIQFFVDIFGGALKKLLGTSKVESVWASTVIFLGQSEAPLVIEPYLKKLTKSELFTCMTGGFASVAGSTLIGYSLLGAPLEYLLAASVMNAPGSILVAKAFMPETEESTLDANVRDVRDTQSHNLIDAIGRGAMNGGRVAVIVGCLLIAFIAGISMFSAVIGGVGHLFGQDNWSLEGLFGAIFSPVAWLIGVPWDQAPLVGSFIGEKTIINEFVGYTSMGENLAQLDKKSLMISTFALAGFANISSIAIQIGSIGALVPERRGEVARLAPLALMTGFATNMLNAAIVGVVAL, encoded by the coding sequence ATGGAGCGCTTTCAAGGCCTGCTTGGCATTATTGCTATTTTGGCGATTCTGATTGTGTGCTCACGCTCACGCAGAAATATCAACTGGCGCACACTCGCTGTGGGCTTGGCACTGCAAGTTGTATTGTCCTTGCTGGTGCTGAAGTGGACAGTGGGCTTTAAGGCAATGGAATCGGTATCCAAGGGCCTAGAAAAGCTCACCGAATTCACTAATGAAGGTACTTCTTTTGTATTTGGTTCCCTCTTTGATACTGAGAATGGCTTTGTCTTTGCGCTGAATGTATTGCCGGTCATTATTGTGCTGGGTGCCATTATTGGCGCACTGTACTACCTGCGTGTTATTCAGTTCTTTGTTGATATTTTTGGCGGGGCGCTCAAGAAACTGCTTGGCACATCAAAGGTGGAATCCGTGTGGGCATCCACGGTTATTTTCCTTGGGCAGTCTGAAGCGCCGCTGGTTATTGAGCCTTATCTGAAGAAATTAACAAAGTCGGAACTTTTCACCTGTATGACTGGTGGTTTTGCTTCTGTTGCTGGTTCCACACTTATTGGTTATTCCCTGTTGGGTGCACCATTGGAATATCTGCTTGCCGCTAGCGTGATGAATGCGCCTGGTTCTATTTTGGTAGCTAAGGCGTTCATGCCGGAGACGGAAGAATCCACTTTGGATGCGAATGTGCGCGATGTGCGGGATACGCAATCCCATAATCTTATCGACGCCATTGGTCGCGGAGCCATGAATGGTGGACGTGTGGCAGTAATTGTGGGTTGTTTGCTTATTGCTTTTATCGCCGGCATTAGTATGTTCTCTGCCGTTATTGGTGGGGTGGGGCATCTTTTCGGGCAGGACAATTGGTCTTTGGAAGGTTTATTTGGTGCTATTTTCTCCCCTGTTGCATGGCTTATTGGTGTGCCGTGGGATCAGGCGCCGCTTGTGGGCTCTTTCATTGGCGAGAAAACGATTATTAACGAGTTTGTCGGTTACACCAGCATGGGTGAAAATCTTGCCCAATTGGATAAGAAATCACTGATGATTTCCACTTTTGCTTTGGCGGGATTTGCTAATATCTCCTCCATTGCTATCCAGATTGGTTCTATTGGTGCTTTGGTACCCGAGCGCCGTGGTGAGGTGGCGCGTCTGGCACCGCTGGCTTTGATGACGGGTTTTGCCACCAATATGCTCAATGCGGCGATTGTTGGTGTGGTTGCTCTATAA
- a CDS encoding cytidine deaminase, producing MSPEELLEYARRAARTAYAPYSHFPVGAALLLSDGRVVPGCNFENASYGLAICAERNAIGTAIHETPGGRAIDEAKFRIEAVAIVGKAGQPCYPCGACRQVLREFECQQVIVESEDGARSIPFEQILPYSFGPESL from the coding sequence ATGAGTCCAGAAGAATTGCTTGAATATGCACGACGTGCTGCTCGTACCGCTTACGCACCTTATTCGCATTTTCCAGTTGGTGCAGCATTATTGCTTTCCGACGGCAGGGTAGTTCCTGGCTGCAACTTTGAGAACGCTTCCTATGGATTAGCCATTTGTGCTGAGCGCAATGCGATTGGCACGGCAATACATGAGACACCTGGTGGCAGAGCTATCGACGAGGCAAAGTTTCGTATCGAGGCGGTTGCCATTGTGGGCAAAGCTGGCCAGCCTTGTTATCCTTGCGGGGCGTGTCGTCAAGTATTGCGCGAGTTTGAGTGCCAGCAGGTGATCGTCGAGAGCGAGGATGGGGCACGCAGTATTCCGTTTGAGCAGATTTTGCCTTATTCTTTTGGTCCTGAGTCGCTCTAG
- the deoD gene encoding purine-nucleoside phosphorylase, which yields MNNVQTPHINPGDVPIAPTVLLPGDPLRAKFIAETYLDNVQQFNSVRNMLGYTGTFEGAPISVMGSGMGIPSISLYAYELIHFFGAKKLIRVGSCGALQENLNLYDVIIAQSASTDSRFLHQYDIPGTYAPTGSFRLIEDVRARARAAGIDTHVGNILSSDIFYNDTEDAHLRWARMGVLAVEMESAGLYATAAQAGVEALGIFTVSDNIRTGAKTSAQERETAFTTMMELALPLAKV from the coding sequence ATGAATAACGTACAAACACCGCACATTAACCCTGGTGATGTGCCTATCGCCCCCACAGTGTTATTGCCCGGTGATCCACTGCGCGCCAAGTTTATTGCTGAGACTTATTTAGATAACGTGCAGCAATTTAACTCCGTGCGCAATATGCTTGGCTACACCGGAACCTTTGAGGGGGCGCCTATTTCTGTGATGGGTTCTGGCATGGGTATTCCCTCTATTTCGCTTTATGCCTACGAGCTCATTCATTTCTTTGGGGCGAAAAAACTCATTCGCGTAGGGTCGTGTGGTGCATTGCAGGAGAACCTCAACCTGTATGACGTCATCATTGCCCAATCAGCCTCGACTGATTCTCGATTCCTGCACCAATATGATATTCCGGGCACCTATGCCCCCACTGGTTCTTTCCGACTCATTGAAGATGTACGAGCGCGTGCACGCGCAGCAGGAATTGATACTCATGTGGGAAATATCCTCAGCAGTGACATTTTCTATAATGACACCGAAGATGCACATCTGCGGTGGGCACGCATGGGCGTGTTGGCGGTAGAAATGGAATCAGCTGGGTTGTATGCCACAGCTGCTCAAGCTGGTGTGGAGGCACTGGGTATTTTTACAGTCAGCGATAATATCCGCACCGGCGCAAAAACCAGCGCCCAGGAGCGCGAAACTGCGTTTACCACCATGATGGAATTGGCATTACCACTAGCAAAGGTCTAA